A single Diachasmimorpha longicaudata isolate KC_UGA_2023 chromosome 10, iyDiaLong2, whole genome shotgun sequence DNA region contains:
- the LOC135166447 gene encoding TM2 domain-containing protein CG10795 yields MYSVLKYLSLCLILMTQISDCADYTYELDCNNLRVGQYICPHPEYDLIDPKTQQPRGCTKDNKAKVVCLAADGLICTESKNNTFKREIPCKWTNGYSFETSLLLSIFLGMFGADRFYLGYPAIGLLKLCTLGFLFLGQFCDVILIATQIVGPADGSHYVMPYFGAGINIIRSNNFTYRVPQEDW; encoded by the exons ATGTATTCAGTCCTTAAATATCTGAGTTTGTGTTTGATATTGATGACACAAATTAGTGATTGTGCTGATTATACATATGAACTTGATTGCAATAATCTGCGAGTTGGACAGTACATTTGTCCTCATCCTGAATATGATTTGATTGATCCCAAGACGCAGCAGCCCAGGGGTTGCACCAAGGATAATAAAGCTAAAG ttGTCTGTCTAGCAGCGGATGGACTAATTTGTACAGAATCTAAGAATAATACGTTCAAGAGGGAGATTCCCTGCAAATGGAC CAATGGCTACTCATTCGAAACATCCTTATTGCTGTCCATATTCCTGGGAATGTTCGGAGCTGATAGATTTTACCTCGGATATCCAGCGATTGGTTTGTTAAAACTTTGTACACTCGGTTTCTTGTTTTTGGGGCAATTCTGTGATGTTATATTAATAGCAACGCAAATTGTTGGACCTGCCGATGGCTCGCACTATGTCATGCCATACTTTGGGGCTGGCATCAACATTATCAGGAGCAATAATTTCACATACAGAGTGCCACAAGAGGATTGGTGA
- the LOC135166440 gene encoding dentin sialophosphoprotein-like isoform X1: MKRLMLIVLLSSVSLGLTNAVKRSSKQPKDCKSSRPEAKPIPCCEGNQYYDDEEKRCLMVPGGGTVIKDDRPSAQKLLIADPSHKSRYFISRLLRIITAECANNYVFSERLRRCIPNTSLSTENITTQLTTPTDYKLNVNASSFDNETGITSSVDEQLSGDVILFDNGTILETHGDDESNGNAKLSRNGTQGTFADDIISINATSFNNETESTKTEADKSNGTEVIALADNQLSGNATFYKNGINTKTVVKDKFNETLASSSNGTGTTSVELNETAREFNNGTESEMVANDEFSKNMTLANNGVTTSVEDDDFSDNVTSSDDTTELIMLVDDKFINNTTLADSETESVTLEDDGFSESTTLSTDSDEIIVVDDDFSGNVTSSDDTTESIILVDDKFINNTTLADSETESITLEDDGFSESTTLSTDSDEIIVVDEDFSGNVTSSDDSTESMTLVNGESTTLSNNETETTTLIKAMLNENMTIFNNETETVSRAYELSENSISSNNGTEL, from the exons ATGAAAAGATTAATGCTAATTGTTCTCCTCTCCTCGGTGAGTCTGGGACTTACAAATGCCGTT AAGAGATCTTCGAAACAACCAAAGGACTGCAAAAGTTCTCGTCCCGAAGCTAAACCGATTCCCTGCTGTGAGGGTAATCAATATTACGATGATGAGGAGAAGCGTTGTCTCATGGTACCCGGAGGTGGTACGGTCATTAAGGACGACCGGCCATCGGCTCAAAAGCTCTTAATAGCTGATCCGTCCCACAAGAGCAGGTACTTTATCAGCAGACTATTAAGAATCATTACGGCAGAATGTGCAAATAATTATGTGTTTTCGGAAAGATTACGCAGATGTATCCCAAACACTTCATTAAGTACTGAAAATATTACCACTCAGTTAACTACTCCGACAGATTATAAGTTGAATGTAAATGCATCTTCATTTGATAATGAAACTGGAATAACAAGTTCTGTAGATGAGCAGTTAAGTGGGGatgtaattttatttgataatgGAACTATTTTGGAAACCCATGGGGACGATGAGTCAAATGGGAACGCGAAGTTATCTAGAAATGGAACGCAGGGAACTTTTGCAGATGATATTATCAGCATCAATGCGACGTCATTTAATAATGAAACTGAATCGACGAAAACTGAAGCTGATAAGTCCAACGGAACTGAGGTAATAGCACTTGCAGATAATCAGCTGAGTGGAAATGCGACGTTTTATAAGAACGGAATTAATACAAAAACAGTTgtaaaagataaatttaaCGAGACCCTCGCATCATCTAGTAATGGAACAGGAACAACATCTGTGGAACTAAATGAGACCGCGAGAGAATTCAATAATGGAACTGAGTCAGAAATGGTTGCAAATGATGAGTTCAGTAAAAATATGACTTTGGCTAATAATGGAGTGACCACGAGTGTTGAAGATGACGATTTCAGTGACAACGTGACTTCATCTGACGATACAACTGAGTTAATAATGTTAGTAGATGATAAGTTCATTAACAATACGACTTTAGCGGACAGTGAAACTGAGTCAGTAACACTTGAAGACGATGGGTTCAGTGAGAGCACCACCTTATCTACTGATAGCGatgaaataattgttgtaGATGACGATTTCAGTGGCAACGTGACTTCATCTGACGATACAACTGAGTCAATAATACTAGTAGATGATAAGTTTATCAACAATACGACTTTAGCGGACAGTGAAACTGAGTCAATAACACTTGAAGATGATGGATTCAGTGAGAGCACCACGTTGTCTACTGATAGCGatgaaataattgttgtaGATGAAGATTTCAGTGGCAACGTGACTTCATCGGATGATAGTACTGAGTCAATGACACTAGTAAATGGCGAGAGCACCACGTTATCTAATAATGAAACTGAAACAACTACACTAATAAAGGCTATGTTAAATGAGAACATgactattttcaataatgaaacCGAGACGGTATCCCGTGCCTATGAGTTGAGTGAAAATTCGATTTCATCGAATAATGGAACTGAACTGTAA
- the LOC135166440 gene encoding dentin sialophosphoprotein-like isoform X2, with the protein MVPGGGTVIKDDRPSAQKLLIADPSHKSRYFISRLLRIITAECANNYVFSERLRRCIPNTSLSTENITTQLTTPTDYKLNVNASSFDNETGITSSVDEQLSGDVILFDNGTILETHGDDESNGNAKLSRNGTQGTFADDIISINATSFNNETESTKTEADKSNGTEVIALADNQLSGNATFYKNGINTKTVVKDKFNETLASSSNGTGTTSVELNETAREFNNGTESEMVANDEFSKNMTLANNGVTTSVEDDDFSDNVTSSDDTTELIMLVDDKFINNTTLADSETESVTLEDDGFSESTTLSTDSDEIIVVDDDFSGNVTSSDDTTESIILVDDKFINNTTLADSETESITLEDDGFSESTTLSTDSDEIIVVDEDFSGNVTSSDDSTESMTLVNGESTTLSNNETETTTLIKAMLNENMTIFNNETETVSRAYELSENSISSNNGTEL; encoded by the coding sequence ATGGTACCCGGAGGTGGTACGGTCATTAAGGACGACCGGCCATCGGCTCAAAAGCTCTTAATAGCTGATCCGTCCCACAAGAGCAGGTACTTTATCAGCAGACTATTAAGAATCATTACGGCAGAATGTGCAAATAATTATGTGTTTTCGGAAAGATTACGCAGATGTATCCCAAACACTTCATTAAGTACTGAAAATATTACCACTCAGTTAACTACTCCGACAGATTATAAGTTGAATGTAAATGCATCTTCATTTGATAATGAAACTGGAATAACAAGTTCTGTAGATGAGCAGTTAAGTGGGGatgtaattttatttgataatgGAACTATTTTGGAAACCCATGGGGACGATGAGTCAAATGGGAACGCGAAGTTATCTAGAAATGGAACGCAGGGAACTTTTGCAGATGATATTATCAGCATCAATGCGACGTCATTTAATAATGAAACTGAATCGACGAAAACTGAAGCTGATAAGTCCAACGGAACTGAGGTAATAGCACTTGCAGATAATCAGCTGAGTGGAAATGCGACGTTTTATAAGAACGGAATTAATACAAAAACAGTTgtaaaagataaatttaaCGAGACCCTCGCATCATCTAGTAATGGAACAGGAACAACATCTGTGGAACTAAATGAGACCGCGAGAGAATTCAATAATGGAACTGAGTCAGAAATGGTTGCAAATGATGAGTTCAGTAAAAATATGACTTTGGCTAATAATGGAGTGACCACGAGTGTTGAAGATGACGATTTCAGTGACAACGTGACTTCATCTGACGATACAACTGAGTTAATAATGTTAGTAGATGATAAGTTCATTAACAATACGACTTTAGCGGACAGTGAAACTGAGTCAGTAACACTTGAAGACGATGGGTTCAGTGAGAGCACCACCTTATCTACTGATAGCGatgaaataattgttgtaGATGACGATTTCAGTGGCAACGTGACTTCATCTGACGATACAACTGAGTCAATAATACTAGTAGATGATAAGTTTATCAACAATACGACTTTAGCGGACAGTGAAACTGAGTCAATAACACTTGAAGATGATGGATTCAGTGAGAGCACCACGTTGTCTACTGATAGCGatgaaataattgttgtaGATGAAGATTTCAGTGGCAACGTGACTTCATCGGATGATAGTACTGAGTCAATGACACTAGTAAATGGCGAGAGCACCACGTTATCTAATAATGAAACTGAAACAACTACACTAATAAAGGCTATGTTAAATGAGAACATgactattttcaataatgaaacCGAGACGGTATCCCGTGCCTATGAGTTGAGTGAAAATTCGATTTCATCGAATAATGGAACTGAACTGTAA